In the Sarcophilus harrisii chromosome 3, mSarHar1.11, whole genome shotgun sequence genome, one interval contains:
- the LOC100927681 gene encoding olfactory receptor 56B1-like, whose amino-acid sequence MSSCLAYAKAYDISHLKSFGIVLNHRTAEKNGFNCTSKLQGSSTSHFQVKEFILMGLPGIHSWQHWLSLPLAVLYLSSISANLLIFITIWKEPKLHHPMYQFLSVLSIVDMGLATTIMPKILAIFWFDAKAISLPECFAQIYAIHCFIGMESSIFLCMAFDRYVAICHPLRYPTIVTASSVFKATVFMLLRNGLAVIPVPVLAAQRDYCSSNEIDHCLCSNLGVTSLSCDDRRPNSICQMILSLLIMGGDLTLIILSYAFIFSSVLKLNSAEAASKALSTCSSHLILILFFYTAIVVIFVTHLAGRKYPLIPVLFNVLHNIIPPALNPIVYAFRTQDLRLGFQKLLLPSKKNK is encoded by the exons atgacatTTCCCATcttaagtcttttggaattgtcttgaatcaccgtactgctgagaagaatggCTTCAACTGCACAAGTAAA CTACAAGGCTCTTCAACGTCCCACTTCCAGGTCAAAGAATTCATCCTTATGGGACTCCCTGGAATCCATAGTTGGCAGCATTGGCTATCTCTACCTCTGGCAGTGCTCTACCTCTCCTCCATCAGCGCCAATCTGCTCATCTTTATCACCATCTGGAAGGAACCCAAATTACACCATCCCATGTACCAGTTCCTAAGCGTTCTGTCTATAGTGGACATGGGTCTGGCCACCACCATCATGCCCAAGATATTGGCCATCTTCTGGTTTGATGCCAAAGCCATCAGCCTCCCTGAGTGCTTTGCTCAGATCTATGCCATACATTGCTTTATAGGCATGGAGTCGAGCATCTTCCTCTGCATGGCTTTTGACAGATATGTGGCTATTTGCCATCCCCTCCGCTATCCCACGATTGTCACAGCCTCTTCTGTCTTCAAAGCCACAGTATTCATGTTGCTCAGAAATGGACTGGCTGTGATCCCAGTGCCTGTGCTGGCTGCTCAGAGAGACTACTGCTCCTCAAATGAAATAGACCACTGCTTATGCTCCAACTTGGGAGTCACCAGCCTGTCCTGTGATGACAGGAGGCCCAACAGCATTTGTCAGATGATACTGTCTTTGCTGATAATGGGGGGTGACTTAACTCTGATCATCCTTTCCTAtgcctttattttctcatctgtgctCAAACTGAATTCTGCAGAAGCTGCATCCAAAGCCCTGAGCACCTGTAGCTCCCATCTCATCCTCATCCTTTTCTTCTATACAGCGattgttgtcatttttgtcaCCCACCTGGCAGGAAGAAAATATCCCCTGATCCCTGTGCTCTTTAATGTGTTGCACAACATCATCCCCCCAGCCCTCAATCCTATTGTGTATGCCTTTAGGACCCAAGACCTCAGGCTGGGCTTCCAGAAGTTGCTTCTGCCAAGTAAAAAGAACAAATGA